Proteins co-encoded in one Setaria viridis chromosome 9, Setaria_viridis_v4.0, whole genome shotgun sequence genomic window:
- the LOC117840645 gene encoding serine/threonine-protein kinase SAPK1: MERYEVIRDIGSGNFGVAKLVRDVTTKELFAVKFIERGQKIDEHVQREIMNHRSLKHPNIIRFKEVVLTPTHLAIVMEYAAGGELFERICTAGRFSEDEARFFFQQLISGVSYCHSMQVCHRDLKLENTLLDGSVAPRLKICDFGYSKSSVLHSQPKSTVGTPAYIAPEVLSRKEYDGKVADVWSCGVTLYVMLVGAYPFEDPDDPRNFRKTITRILSVQYSIPDYVRVSMECRHLLSRIFVGNPEQRITIPEIKNHPWFLKNLPIEMTDDYQQSMQLADMNSSEQSLEEVMAIIQEARKPGEAMKLAGQVSCLGSMDMDLDDIDLDDIDDIDIENSGDFVCAM, translated from the exons ATGGAGCGGTACGAGGTGATCAGGGACATCGGGTCGGGCAACTTCGGGGTCGCCAAGCTGGTGCGGGACGTCACGACCAAGGAGCTCTTCGCCGTCAAGTTCATCGAGAGAGGCCAGAAG ATTGATGAGCATGTTCAAAGGGAGATTATGAACCACCGGTCACTGAAGCATCCAAACATAATTAGATTCAAGGAG GTCGTGCTAACTCCCACACATTTGGCAATAGTTATGGAATATGCTGCTGGCGGTGAGCTATTTGAAAGAATTTGCACTGCTGGGAGATTTAGTGAGGATGAG GCAAGGTTCTTCTTCCAACAGCTGATTTCGGGAGTGAGCTATTGTCATTCCATG CAAGTATGCCATAGAGATCTGAAACTAGAAAATACTCTGTTAGATGGTAGTGTTGCACCACGGCTCAAGATCTGTGATTTTGGTTATTCCAAG TCTTCTGTGTTGCACTCTCAACCAAAATCAACTGTTGGCACACCTGCATACATTGCTCCAGAGGTCCTCTCTAGAAAAGAATATGATGGAAAG GTTGCTGATGTTTGGTCCTGCGGAGTAACACTCTATGTGATGCTGGTCGGTGCATATCCATTTGAGGACCCTGATGATCCAAGGAACTTCCGCAAGACAATCACT AGGATACTCAGTGTACAATACTCAATTCCGGACTATGTTCGAGTTTCAATGGAATGCAGGCATCTGTTGTCTCGGATATTTGTTGGAAATCCTGAACAG AGAATAACCATTCCAGAAATCAAGAACCACCCGTGGTTCCTCAAGAACCTGCCCATTGAGATGACAGACGACTACCAACAGAGCATGCAGCTGGCAGACATGAACAGCTCGGAGCAAAGCCTGGAGGAAGTCATGGCGATCATCCAGGAGGCGCGGAAGCCAGGGGAGGCCATGAAGCTTGCCGGGCAGGTGTCCTGCCTGGGGAGCATGGATATGGATCTTGATGACATTGATTTGGATGATATCGACGACATTGACATCGAGAACAGTGGTGATTTTGTTTGCGCAATGTGA
- the LOC117840779 gene encoding uncharacterized protein, producing the protein MRCGRPSPSSSSTIACRLQRTVFAQQVFHSLYQGGTEYCGRLKRLSDTLADVGAAVTDLALVVNTLRSLNNKFSSAITILGNKKPPPSFLYTRNYLLQEEKRIEHSRKVEAQMALLIATSASSPTKPPPSSPTSSPSNGGGRKKWKASDHKNRSSGSGSNNSPRPSMTTSTLASSPQWAFAYNPWTGVVQAWPLRPGVLGPGPSTAPTQARMALGTPSASYDANFNTGASGVPPALFSALHSMPAQQPYGGGSSEWLGSAHQDGSPPM; encoded by the exons ATGAGGTGTGGCAGGCCATCACCGAGCTCTTCCTCGACAAtagcctgcaggctgcagcgcaCCGTCTTCGCCCAGCAGGTGTTCCATAGCCTATACCAGGGCGGCACAGAGTATTGTGGGCGCCTCAAGCGGCTCTCCGACACCCTCGCTGAtgtcggcgccgccgtcaccgATCTGGCCCTGGTGGTCAACACTCTACGCAGCCTCAACAACAAGTTCAGCAGCGCCATCACTATTCTCGGCAACAAGAAGCCCCCTCCATCCTTCCTCTACACCCGCAACTACCTGCTCCAGGAAGAAAAGCGCATCGAGCACTCCCGGAAGGTGGAGGCTCAAATGGCGCTGCTCATCGCCACCTCTGCTTCCTCTCCGACCAAGCCGCCACCCTCCTCGCCAACCTCTTCCCCatccaacggcggcggccgcaagAAGTGGAAGGCCTCCGACCATAAGAATCGCTCCTCCGGATCAGGATCCAACAACTCGCCACGCCCATCTATGACGACCTCGACGCTAGCCTCCTCTCCGCAGTGGGCGTTTGCCTACAACCCTTGGACGGGCGTGGTCCAGGCTTGGCCACTGCGCCCTGGGGTTCTAGGACCGGGACCTAGCACTGCTCCGACCCAGGCACGGATGGCCCTTGGCACGCCATCTGCCTCCTACGACGCCAACTTCAACACAGGCGCCTCTGGCGTCCCGCCGGCCCTATTCTCCGCCCTTCACAGCATGCCGGCGCAGCAGCCGTACGGTGGTGGTTCCAGCGAATGGTTGG GATCTGCGCACCAAGATGGCTCTCCTCCAATGTGA
- the LOC117838296 gene encoding lysine-specific demethylase JMJ21: protein MEAASGGRREPALGALAVLPDEVLCAVVDLLPPADIGRLACVSSAMYILCNEEPLWMSKCLSIGGPLEYKGSWKKTTLSRLGLCSENDENWQKPRQFDGFSSLYLYRRWYRCVTSLSSFSFDDGHVERKDDLVLDQFRSQYDGKGPVLLTKLAETWPARTKWTLQQLTKDFGEVPFRISQRSPQKITMKLKDYVSYMELQHDEDPLYIFDDKFGESVPALLKDYSVPHLFQEDFFDILDYDQRPAFRWFIIGPERSGASWHVDPGLTSAWNTLLCGRKRWALYPPGRVPGGVTVHVNDEDGDVDIETPTSLQWWLDIYPHLPEHEKPLECTQLPGETIFVPSGWWHCVLNLETTVAVTQNFVNQSNFQHVCLDMAPGHRHKGVCRAGLLAVPGKSAKDNENHAPVPMSGWNHPDMSRKEKRLKGSEPLRTSNSINHCSAFEFSGVQESLENQDFSYDIDFLSQFLEKERDHYSSIWSPTNSLGQREAREWLRRLWVLKPKLRELIWKGACLAINVDKWYSCLEEICACHSLPLPTEDEKLPVGTGSNPVFIVSGNVIKIYAEGGLDYSVHGLGTELEFYDLLQKSGSPLINHIPEIIASGFLEYKDDIYRTIPWDGKGIPDVLAKHYPMEVSYANSCFPLGLWSKQRFGTSSSPDDSNRPIWPYMVTRKCNGDIFAHIRDMLSKTDILPLASSLGVQMRNIHLLPLPHMEHVPKSGNNDVKDCGDDMVLPEWKQLVSTLNRRKQDVKKHLANWGNSVPQVLIEKAEGYLPPNMDFLIKFVKDDGDVVYPLPSWIHSDIMDDNILIEGITESSPSGNSKGSYETDPEKMNAIHIIDFSDLSIGDPLCDIIPLHLDVFRGDTDLLREFLRSYQLPLLRGESNADIYKTVQNSKFRRASYRAMCYCILHEDNVLGAIFSLWKELRAVTSWEDVENFVWGELNRYQESCTP from the exons TGCCATGTACATACTTTGTAATGAAGAACCTCTCTGGATGAGCAAATGTCTTTCAATTGGGGGTCCTCTTGAGTACAAAGGTTCTTGGAAGAAGACAACATTATCTAG GCTTGGCCTATGTTCAGAAAATGACGAGAACTGGCAGAAGCCTCGTCAGTTTGATG GGTTCAGTTCTTTGTATCTATACAGGAGATGGTATAGATGTGTTACTAGTTTaagtagtttttcatttgatgatGGACATGTGGAAAGGAAAGATGACCTTGTATTGGACCAATTTCGCTCTCAATATGATGGGAAAGGCCCA GTTTTGCTTACTAAGTTGGCTGAAACATGGCCTGCAAGGACGAAATGGACATTGCAGCAACTAACAAAGGATTTTGGTGAAGTTCCATTCAGGATATCACAAAGAAGTCCTCAAAAGATAACAATGAAACTAAAGGATTATGTTTCTTACATGGAACTCCAGCATGATGAAGATCCTCTGTACATATTTGATGATAAG TTTGGAGAATCAGTGCCAGCATTACTGAAAGATTACAGTGTCCCTCATTTATTCCAAGAAGATTTTTTTGATATTTTGGATTATGACCAACGACCGGCATTCAGATGGTTTATTATTGGACCAGAGAGATCAGGTGCTTCTTGGCATGTTGATCCAGGACTGACAAGCGCATGGAATACCCTTCTTTGTGGCCGAAAAAG ATGGGCATTGTACCCTCCAGGAAGAGTTCCTGGTGGTGTCACGGTACATGTaaatgatgaagatggtgatgtTGACATTGAAACTCCAACATCATTGCAG TGGTGGCTTGATATCTATCCACATCTTCCTGAACATGAGAAGCCACTGGAATGCACACAATTGCCGGGAGAGACTATTTTTGTTCCTAGTGGATGGTGGCATTGCGTTTTGAACCTTGAGACAACAGTTGCAGTGACACAGAACTTTGTAAACCAGTCTAATTTTCAGCATGTATGTCTGGATATGGCACCTGGTCACAGGCACAAAGGAGTTTGCCGTGCTGGTTTACTTGCTGTCCCAGGAAAATCTGCTAAAGATAATGAAAATCACGCACCTGTCCCAATGAGTGGATGGAACCACCCTGACATGAGCCGTAAGGAAAAAAGGCTGAAAGGTTCAGAACCGCTAAGAACCTCAAATAGCATAAATCACTGTTCTGCATTTGAGTTCTCAGGTGTTCAGGAAAGTTTGGAAAATCAAGATTTCTCATATGATATAGATTTCTTGTCACAATTCCTTGAGAAAGAAAGGGATCACTATTCTTCTATCTGGAGTCCAACGAATTCACTAGGGCAGAGAGAAGCAAGAGAATGGCTGCGCAGGCTTTGGGTTCTTAAACCTAAACTGAGAGAACTAATATGGAAG GGTGCATGCCTTGCAATAAATGTTGACAAATGGTATTCATGTTTAGAGGAGATTTGTGCATGTCATAGTTTACCACTACCCACAGAGGATGAGAAGCTTCCTGTTGGCACTGGTAGCAACCCA GTCTTCATTGTCTCTGGCAATGTGATTAAGATATACGCAGAAGGAGGATTGGATTATTCTGTCCATGGTTTGGGCACAGAG CTTGAGTTCTATGATCTCCTGCAAAAAAGTGGTTCACCTTTGATCAATCACATCCCTGAGATAATTGCTAGTGGCTTTCTTGAGTATAAGGATGATATCTACCGGACGATTCCATGGGATGGAAAAGGGATACCAGATGTTTTGGCCAAACACTACCCAATGGAGGTTTCTTATGCAAACAGCTGTTTTCCTCTTGGGCTTTGGAGCAAGCAACGCTTTGGAACGAGCAGTTCACCTGATGATTCAAACAGACCGATTTGGCCGTACATGGTTACGAGAAAGTGCAACGGAGATATTTTTGCTCACAT CCGTGATATGCTGTCCAAGACTGATATTCTTCCTCTTGCGTCATCCTTGGGAGTTCAAATGCGAAATATACATCTATTACCCCTTCCACATATGGAGCATGTACCCAAATCTGGGAACAATGATGTGAAAGATTGTGGTGATGATATGGTTCTACCTGAATGGAAGCAACTAGTCTCTACTCTAAATAGGAGAAAGCAGGATGTAAAGAAGCACCTAGCTAACTG GGGAAACTCTGTCCCGCAAGTTCTAATTGAGAAAGCTGAAGGATATCTACCTCCCAATATGGACTTCCTCATCAAGTTTGTTAAG GATGATGGTGACGTGGTGTACCCACTCCCGTCTTGGATACATTCAGATATAATGGATGATAACATTCTCATTGAGGGAATCACAGAATCGAGTCCTTCCGGTAACAGCAAAGGAAGTTATGAAACAGATCCGGAAAAAATGAatgcaattcacataattgaTTTCAGTGATCTGTCCATTG GGGATCCTCTGTGTGACATTATTCCGTTACACTTGGATGTTTTCCGGGGTGATACTGACCTTCTCAGGGAATTCCTACGGAGCTATCAGCTTCCTTTACTGAGGGGGGAATCAAATGCTGATATATACAAGACAGTGCAAAATTCAAAGTTCCGCAGGGCATCATATCGCGCAAT GTGCTACTGTATACTACACGAGGACAATGTCTTGGGAGCTATATTCAGCTTGTGGAAGGAGCTAAGGGCTGTGACTTCCTGGGAAGACGTTGAAAACTTCGTATGGGGAGAGCTGAATCGATACCAGGAGTCCTGCACTCCATAG